From a single Rodentibacter sp. JRC1 genomic region:
- the ruvC gene encoding crossover junction endodeoxyribonuclease RuvC, with protein sequence MAIILGIDPGSRLTGYGVIRQQGKQLEYLGSGVIRTAVDDLPTRLKHIYAGVSEIIIQFKPQMFAIEQVFMAKNADSALKLGQARGTAIVAAVNHNLPVFEYAARLVKQTVVGTGAADKMQVQEMVTRLLKLSDKPQIDAADALAIAITHAHSLQHSLHIAQHSQKTTEKMTALLRTRYSHGRFRLKI encoded by the coding sequence ATGGCAATTATTTTAGGTATTGATCCCGGTTCAAGATTAACAGGTTATGGCGTTATTCGTCAGCAAGGGAAGCAATTGGAATATCTCGGTAGTGGCGTGATCCGTACAGCTGTTGATGATTTACCGACACGTTTAAAACATATTTATGCGGGAGTAAGCGAGATTATCATTCAATTTAAGCCCCAAATGTTTGCCATTGAGCAGGTATTTATGGCGAAAAATGCCGATTCTGCACTAAAACTTGGGCAAGCCCGAGGCACAGCCATTGTTGCTGCCGTTAATCACAATTTACCTGTATTTGAATATGCCGCACGCTTAGTTAAACAAACCGTAGTCGGAACAGGAGCCGCCGATAAAATGCAAGTACAAGAAATGGTTACTCGGTTATTAAAATTATCCGATAAGCCTCAAATTGATGCCGCTGATGCCCTAGCCATCGCCATTACGCACGCTCATTCTCTTCAACACAGTTTACATATTGCCCAACATTCACAAAAAACAACAGAAAAAATGACCGCACTTTTGAGAACCAGATATAGTCATGGTCGTTTCCGATTAAAAATTTAA
- the glnE gene encoding bifunctional [glutamate--ammonia ligase]-adenylyl-L-tyrosine phosphorylase/[glutamate--ammonia-ligase] adenylyltransferase, with product MTALFPLIEQKLNTLGATLCQSFPEIDPNRLALTIQQHYKDKNHPIGRLGYAVGMSDFVEKVLQKQPHLLAQWWEKSPEFSDCDQYAERLNTQLSGISDEATFYSTLRLFRHIEMAKLSFCQSLNLAGVEQIFIRLSQLAESLIISALDWLYRRACAEMGTPLDEQGNPQQLYILGMGKLGGFELNFSSDIDLIFTYPSQGETDITGTNARRSVDNTKFFTRLGQRLINALNDFTSDGFVYRTDMRLRPFGESGALVLSFAAMEQYYQDQGRDWERYAMIKGRILGIQDNDPHIAYLQKMLRPFVYRRYIDFSAIQSLREMKSKIEREVRRRGLKDNIKLGAGGIREIEFIVQVFQLIRGGREISLQQHCLLNLLPKITKLGLITQKQCQSLHESYLFLRRVENVLQAINDQQTQTLPTDDIDRLRLIEACRHFTCLNEQEEIIDITYPIKNWKDFYRTLQQHQENVRLVFNQLIGDTKEESAEKENQWLDFLEADFDEIEQMLQETKVQADHIDEILNKLKQFKENLNRRIIGHRGREVLGRLMPSVFSLIFKQENHRTLLPRILHLIEKISSRTTYLELLLENPQSLQQLIELCAQSQLIADQLAEHPILLDELLNIENLRHPLPFTRYPDELQQYLLRLPQDDEEQFIDALRQFKKATLLRIAAADILDALPTMKVSDHLTYLAETIVDAVVNLAWKQVSARFGTPQHLQNNEKGFLVIGYGKLGGIELGYKSDLDLVFLYNAVEGETIGGKKVIDNNQFYLRLSQKIVSIFSLNTSAGVLYDVDMRLRPSGDAGLLGCSISAFESYQLNEAWTWEKQALVRSRPVFGEQALRQKFENIRRLVLSAPRDINKLKMEVVEMREKMLTHFSHSQKTKFNLKTDRGGITDIEFIAQYLMLANAPQNVTLTRWSDNVRIFDSMAEINIISWSDCEKLKQCYIKLRNTIHHLNLLGNPSLVPDNEFVEERKFIKEFWKKLFN from the coding sequence ATGACCGCACTTTTCCCTTTGATCGAACAAAAACTTAACACCCTTGGCGCAACTTTATGCCAATCCTTTCCGGAAATCGATCCTAATCGGCTAGCTCTAACAATCCAACAGCATTACAAAGATAAAAACCATCCAATCGGGCGGTTAGGTTATGCCGTAGGTATGTCAGATTTTGTGGAAAAAGTCTTACAAAAACAACCGCACTTACTCGCACAATGGTGGGAAAAAAGTCCCGAATTTTCTGATTGTGATCAATACGCGGAACGTTTAAATACACAGTTATCCGGCATCTCTGACGAAGCTACGTTTTATAGCACGCTGCGTCTCTTCCGTCACATCGAAATGGCAAAGTTAAGCTTTTGCCAAAGCCTTAATCTTGCGGGTGTAGAACAAATTTTTATCCGTCTTTCGCAACTGGCGGAAAGCCTTATTATTAGCGCACTCGATTGGCTTTATCGCCGAGCCTGCGCTGAAATGGGTACACCTCTTGATGAACAAGGCAATCCACAGCAACTCTATATTCTTGGAATGGGAAAATTGGGAGGGTTTGAACTTAATTTTTCTTCTGATATTGATCTCATTTTTACTTATCCTTCTCAAGGTGAAACCGATATCACAGGTACAAATGCACGAAGAAGCGTAGATAATACAAAATTTTTTACCAGACTGGGGCAGCGCTTAATCAACGCATTAAATGATTTTACTTCCGATGGTTTCGTGTATCGTACCGATATGCGTTTGCGACCATTCGGAGAAAGCGGTGCTTTGGTACTCAGTTTTGCAGCAATGGAGCAATATTATCAAGATCAAGGGCGTGATTGGGAGCGGTACGCTATGATTAAAGGGCGTATCTTAGGCATACAAGATAACGATCCTCATATCGCATACTTGCAAAAAATGCTGCGCCCTTTTGTTTACCGCCGTTATATTGATTTCAGCGCAATCCAATCACTGCGCGAAATGAAAAGTAAAATTGAACGCGAAGTTCGCCGCCGAGGGCTTAAAGATAATATAAAACTTGGTGCAGGCGGAATCCGTGAAATCGAATTTATCGTGCAAGTGTTTCAGCTCATTCGCGGTGGGCGAGAAATTAGCTTACAGCAACATTGCTTGCTCAATCTACTACCGAAAATAACAAAACTTGGGCTGATTACCCAAAAACAATGCCAATCATTACATGAAAGCTATCTTTTTTTACGAAGAGTCGAAAATGTCTTGCAGGCAATAAATGATCAACAAACCCAAACTTTACCTACGGATGATATTGACCGACTACGTTTAATTGAAGCTTGCCGCCATTTCACTTGCCTAAATGAGCAAGAGGAGATCATTGACATAACTTACCCAATTAAAAATTGGAAAGATTTTTACCGCACTTTACAACAACATCAAGAAAATGTGAGATTAGTTTTTAATCAGCTCATTGGTGATACGAAAGAAGAAAGCGCGGAAAAAGAGAATCAGTGGCTGGATTTTCTTGAAGCGGATTTTGACGAAATTGAACAAATGTTACAAGAAACGAAAGTTCAAGCAGATCATATTGATGAAATATTAAATAAGTTAAAACAATTCAAGGAAAATTTAAATCGTCGGATTATTGGTCATCGTGGGCGGGAAGTACTAGGGCGACTCATGCCTTCTGTTTTTTCCTTAATTTTTAAACAAGAAAATCACCGCACTTTACTGCCTCGAATTTTACATCTTATTGAGAAAATTTCCAGCCGAACAACTTATTTAGAATTATTACTGGAAAACCCCCAATCACTACAACAACTGATCGAACTTTGTGCACAATCTCAGCTTATAGCCGACCAACTGGCTGAACATCCGATTTTACTTGATGAACTGCTCAATATAGAAAATTTACGTCATCCTCTTCCTTTCACCCGGTATCCCGATGAACTTCAACAATATTTGCTACGCTTACCGCAAGATGATGAAGAGCAATTCATTGATGCATTGCGCCAATTCAAAAAAGCTACGTTATTACGCATAGCTGCAGCAGATATTTTAGACGCACTACCGACAATGAAAGTTAGTGATCATTTAACTTATTTGGCTGAAACAATCGTTGATGCCGTTGTTAATTTGGCTTGGAAACAGGTTTCGGCACGCTTTGGCACTCCGCAACATTTACAAAATAATGAAAAAGGATTTTTAGTTATCGGCTATGGGAAACTGGGGGGAATTGAATTAGGCTATAAATCTGATCTCGATTTAGTGTTTCTTTATAACGCAGTAGAAGGTGAAACTATCGGAGGTAAAAAAGTGATTGATAACAATCAATTTTATCTTCGATTATCACAGAAAATTGTCAGTATTTTCAGCCTCAATACAAGTGCGGGCGTACTTTATGATGTAGATATGCGCTTACGCCCCTCAGGTGATGCCGGCTTACTGGGCTGTTCGATTTCCGCATTTGAAAGCTATCAACTTAACGAGGCTTGGACATGGGAAAAACAAGCATTGGTAAGAAGCCGTCCCGTTTTTGGTGAACAAGCATTACGCCAAAAATTTGAAAACATTCGCCGACTCGTTCTCTCCGCCCCTCGAGATATTAATAAACTAAAAATGGAAGTCGTAGAAATGCGGGAAAAAATGCTTACGCATTTCTCACATTCTCAAAAGACAAAATTTAATCTAAAAACCGATCGTGGCGGTATAACGGATATTGAATTTATTGCTCAGTATCTTATGCTTGCCAATGCACCACAGAATGTAACCCTCACAAGATGGTCAGATAATGTCAGAATTTTTGATTCAATGGCTGAAATCAATATTATTAGTTGGAGTGACTGCGAAAAGCTAAAGCAATGCTATATTAAGTTACGTAATACAATACATCATTTGAATTTACTGGGTAATCCTTCCCTAGTTCCTGATAATGAATTTGTAGAAGAGAGAAAATTTATAAAAGAGTTTTGGAAAAAGTTATTTAATTGA
- the miaA gene encoding tRNA (adenosine(37)-N6)-dimethylallyltransferase MiaA, with product MKPTAIFLMGPTASGKTDLAIQLRQQFPVEVISVDSALIYKGMDIGTAKPSKEELALAPHRLIDILDPSESYSAMNFRDDALREMADITAQGKIPLLVGGTMLYYKALIEGLSPLPSADESIRADIEQKAERQGWATLHQELTKIDPTSAQRINPNDSQRINRALEVFYITGKTLTELTEQKGDALPYNVLQFAISPQDRHVLHHRIEQRFHKMLQLGFQEEVEKLYAREDLNINLPSIRCVGYRQMWEYLQGDYDHDEMVFRGICATRQLAKRQITWLRGWKTPLQWLDSLQPEQAKETIFRLLDSLKKDK from the coding sequence ATGAAACCGACCGCGATTTTTTTAATGGGGCCGACCGCTTCCGGAAAAACCGATTTAGCCATTCAGCTTCGCCAACAGTTTCCGGTGGAAGTGATCAGTGTAGATTCCGCATTAATTTACAAAGGTATGGATATTGGTACGGCAAAGCCATCAAAAGAAGAACTGGCTTTAGCTCCTCATAGACTGATTGATATTTTAGATCCGTCAGAAAGTTATTCCGCAATGAATTTTCGTGACGATGCATTGCGTGAAATGGCAGATATTACGGCACAAGGGAAAATTCCATTATTGGTCGGCGGTACAATGCTCTATTACAAAGCGTTAATTGAAGGGCTTTCCCCTTTACCCTCCGCTGATGAATCTATTCGAGCCGACATTGAGCAAAAAGCCGAACGGCAAGGTTGGGCGACATTGCATCAAGAACTGACCAAAATTGATCCGACCTCAGCGCAACGTATTAACCCTAATGATTCCCAACGCATTAATCGCGCTTTAGAAGTGTTTTATATTACGGGAAAAACGCTTACGGAACTCACCGAACAAAAAGGAGATGCCCTACCATACAATGTCTTGCAATTTGCCATCTCTCCGCAAGATCGCCACGTGTTGCACCATCGTATTGAGCAACGTTTTCATAAAATGCTCCAACTTGGTTTCCAAGAAGAAGTTGAAAAACTTTATGCAAGAGAAGATTTAAACATCAATTTACCTTCTATTCGCTGTGTAGGCTATCGCCAAATGTGGGAATATTTACAAGGTGATTACGATCACGATGAAATGGTTTTCCGTGGCATTTGCGCCACCCGCCAACTTGCCAAACGCCAAATAACTTGGCTGCGCGGTTGGAAAACACCACTTCAATGGTTAGATAGTTTGCAGCCTGAACAAGCCAAAGAGACGATATTCCGCTTGTTAGATTCACTAAAAAAAGACAAATAA
- the argH gene encoding argininosuccinate lyase, whose protein sequence is MALWGGRFTQAADKRFKDFNDSLRFDYRLAEQDIEGSIGWSKALVKVNVLTSEEQQQLEQALNELLIAVRSNPQAILQDEAEDIHSWVESKLIDKVGNLGKKLHTGRSRNDQVALDIKMWCKQRVVELQESIRHLQRHLVQTAENTQEAVMPGYTHLQRAQPITFAHWCMAYVEMFDRDYSRLTDAYKRMNTCPLGSGALAGTAYAVDRDVLAQDLGFAFATRNSLDSVSDRDHIVELLSTASLSMAHLSRFAEDMIIFNSGEANFVELSDRVTSGSSLMPQKKNPDACELIRGKAGRVMGALTGMLMTLKGLPLAYNKDMQEDKEGIFDALDTWQDCVDMATFVLDELKVNVERTREAALKGYSNATELADYLVAKGVPFRDSHHIVGETVVYAIEKGKGLEDLTIPEFRQFSDVVGDDVYDILSLQSCLDKRCAKGGVSPLRVAEAIAEAKQRFA, encoded by the coding sequence ATGGCACTTTGGGGTGGTCGCTTTACACAAGCTGCGGATAAGCGTTTTAAAGATTTTAATGATTCATTACGTTTTGACTATCGTTTAGCGGAACAGGATATTGAAGGGTCAATCGGTTGGTCTAAGGCTTTGGTTAAGGTGAATGTATTAACATCTGAAGAGCAGCAACAGCTTGAACAAGCCTTAAATGAATTGCTTATTGCAGTGCGGTCGAATCCGCAGGCGATTTTACAAGATGAAGCGGAAGATATTCATAGTTGGGTAGAAAGTAAACTTATCGACAAAGTGGGGAATCTCGGTAAAAAATTGCACACCGGTCGTAGTCGTAACGATCAAGTCGCACTTGATATTAAAATGTGGTGTAAACAACGTGTGGTTGAGCTACAAGAATCGATTCGTCATTTACAACGTCATTTAGTGCAAACCGCAGAAAATACGCAAGAAGCCGTGATGCCGGGTTATACTCATTTGCAACGAGCCCAGCCGATTACTTTTGCACATTGGTGTATGGCATACGTGGAAATGTTTGATCGCGATTACTCTCGTTTAACCGATGCATATAAACGAATGAATACTTGTCCGCTTGGTAGCGGTGCATTGGCAGGAACCGCTTATGCGGTGGATCGTGACGTTTTGGCACAGGATTTAGGTTTTGCATTTGCAACCCGTAATAGTTTGGACAGTGTTTCCGACCGAGATCACATTGTGGAATTACTTTCTACCGCATCATTGAGTATGGCGCATCTTTCCCGTTTTGCTGAGGATATGATTATTTTCAATAGCGGAGAAGCGAATTTTGTGGAATTATCCGATCGGGTGACATCAGGTTCATCATTAATGCCTCAAAAGAAAAATCCGGATGCTTGCGAATTGATTCGCGGTAAAGCAGGGCGTGTAATGGGGGCTTTAACCGGTATGTTAATGACCTTGAAAGGCTTGCCACTGGCATACAACAAAGATATGCAAGAAGATAAAGAAGGGATTTTTGACGCTTTAGACACTTGGCAAGACTGTGTGGATATGGCAACTTTCGTGTTAGATGAATTGAAAGTGAATGTCGAGCGTACTCGTGAAGCCGCCTTGAAAGGCTATTCAAATGCTACCGAACTGGCAGATTATCTTGTAGCGAAAGGCGTGCCATTCCGTGATTCTCATCATATTGTGGGTGAAACCGTGGTTTATGCTATTGAAAAAGGAAAAGGTTTGGAAGATCTTACCATTCCGGAATTTCGTCAATTTAGTGATGTAGTGGGTGATGATGTGTACGATATTCTCTCGCTCCAATCTTGTTTAGATAAACGCTGTGCGAAAGGTGGCGTTTCCCCATTGCGGGTGGCCGAAGCCATTGCAGAAGCAAAACAGCGATTTGCATAA
- a CDS encoding Holliday junction resolvase, with product MKLTKVFAALAFASVLGACSTASDIGNTVVDGVKATGTAISDGAKAAGSAVVDSAEAVKNTVTGKSSQTVAYLCDSNGKTNRPVSATYLFDGDNVKSSSVTLGKKVLAKNLPVDEKYTDGVQFTDGKNVWTLISAVTPKNVKSVEPVMFTVKGQETDRIIVRNCSIAKK from the coding sequence ATGAAGTTAACAAAAGTTTTTGCAGCATTAGCATTCGCTAGTGTATTAGGTGCTTGTTCAACCGCATCCGACATTGGAAATACCGTTGTTGATGGTGTGAAAGCGACAGGAACAGCAATTAGTGATGGGGCAAAAGCTGCAGGTTCTGCCGTTGTTGATAGTGCAGAAGCAGTAAAAAATACCGTAACAGGCAAAAGCTCACAAACTGTAGCTTATCTTTGTGATTCAAACGGTAAAACCAATCGACCGGTTTCAGCTACTTATCTTTTTGACGGCGATAATGTGAAGTCGTCAAGCGTTACTTTAGGTAAAAAAGTATTAGCAAAAAATTTACCTGTAGATGAAAAATATACTGACGGCGTTCAATTCACTGACGGTAAAAACGTTTGGACCCTAATAAGTGCGGTTACGCCAAAAAACGTGAAGAGTGTAGAACCTGTGATGTTTACGGTTAAAGGTCAAGAAACTGACCGTATCATAGTCAGAAATTGTTCTATTGCAAAAAAATAG
- the ruvA gene encoding Holliday junction branch migration protein RuvA, protein MIGRLKGILLEKQPPEILLDVQGIGYELLLPMTSFYNLPEIGQETTLFTHLVVREDAHLLFGFSQKTDRTLFRELIKTNGVGPKLALAILSAMSVEQFAYAIEHEELSKLTKIPGVGKKTAERLLVELKGKFKGVKQSDFFVESSHIPSPSSVVSHQERAGDEAIAALIALGYKATDAEKMVKRVAKPELSSEQLIREALKAAL, encoded by the coding sequence ATGATTGGTCGTTTAAAAGGTATTTTATTAGAAAAACAACCGCCTGAAATTTTACTTGATGTGCAAGGTATTGGTTATGAGCTGCTTTTACCAATGACAAGTTTCTACAATTTGCCTGAGATTGGACAGGAAACCACCTTATTTACTCATCTTGTTGTACGTGAAGATGCGCATCTTTTATTTGGATTCTCACAAAAAACAGACCGCACTTTATTTCGTGAACTTATCAAAACCAATGGTGTTGGGCCTAAGTTAGCCCTTGCTATTTTATCGGCAATGTCTGTTGAGCAATTTGCTTACGCCATTGAACATGAAGAATTATCTAAGTTGACGAAAATTCCGGGAGTTGGTAAGAAAACGGCAGAACGTTTATTGGTGGAATTAAAAGGTAAATTTAAAGGTGTAAAACAAAGCGATTTCTTTGTAGAAAGTTCCCATATTCCATCACCTTCTTCTGTCGTCTCGCATCAAGAAAGAGCGGGAGATGAAGCTATTGCCGCATTAATTGCACTTGGCTATAAAGCAACAGATGCAGAAAAAATGGTAAAACGTGTAGCAAAACCGGAATTAAGCAGTGAGCAGCTTATCCGAGAAGCATTAAAAGCGGCATTGTAG
- a CDS encoding IS3 family transposase — protein MEKHLHFGNSDEIAQAVRHYIHYYNEERIQLKLNGSSPV, from the coding sequence ATAGAAAAACACTTACATTTTGGCAATTCCGATGAGATTGCGCAAGCGGTAAGACATTATATTCATTATTATAATGAGGAACGGATACAACTAAAATTAAACGGTTCGAGCCCGGTATAA
- the rho gene encoding transcription termination factor Rho — translation MHLTELKNTPVSDLVRLGEEQMGLENLARLRKQDIVFAILKQHAKSGEDIFGGGVLEILPDGFGFLRSADSSYLAGPDDIYVSPSQIRRFNLQTGDKIEGKIRPPKEGERYFALLKVDQVNDDKPEVSRSKILFENLTPLHANSRLRMERGNGSTEDLTARILDLASPIGKGQRGLIVAPPKAGKTMLLQNIAQSITHNYPECELIVLLIDERPEEVTEMQRSVKGEVIASTFDEPAARHVQVAEMVIEKAKRSVEHKKDVVILLDSITRLARAYNTVTPASGKILSGGVDANALHRPKRFFGAARNVEEGGSLTIIATALVDTGSKMDEVIFEEFKGTGNMELHLSRKIAEKRVFPAIDFNRSGTRKEDLLTSPDELQKMWILRKILNPMGEVEAMEWLIDKLGVAKTNEEFFEIMKRS, via the coding sequence ATGCATTTAACAGAACTAAAAAATACACCCGTTTCCGATTTAGTGAGACTAGGTGAAGAGCAAATGGGCTTGGAAAATTTAGCACGTTTGCGCAAACAAGATATTGTCTTTGCAATTTTAAAACAACACGCTAAAAGCGGTGAAGACATTTTCGGTGGCGGCGTGTTGGAAATCTTACCGGATGGTTTTGGTTTTCTCCGTTCTGCCGATAGCTCCTATCTTGCAGGTCCTGATGACATTTACGTTTCTCCTAGCCAAATTCGCCGCTTCAATCTTCAAACCGGTGATAAAATTGAAGGTAAAATTCGCCCGCCTAAAGAAGGTGAACGCTATTTCGCATTATTGAAAGTCGATCAAGTCAATGACGATAAACCGGAAGTTTCTCGGAGTAAGATCTTATTTGAAAACTTAACGCCGTTGCACGCAAACTCTCGTTTAAGAATGGAGCGTGGTAACGGCTCGACAGAAGACTTAACGGCACGTATTTTGGATTTGGCTTCCCCTATTGGTAAAGGTCAACGTGGTTTGATTGTTGCACCGCCAAAAGCCGGTAAAACCATGCTGTTACAAAATATTGCACAAAGTATTACCCATAACTATCCGGAGTGCGAACTGATCGTCCTGCTCATTGATGAACGTCCGGAGGAAGTAACGGAAATGCAACGTTCGGTAAAAGGTGAAGTAATTGCCTCAACCTTTGATGAACCGGCAGCCCGCCACGTACAAGTTGCGGAAATGGTGATCGAAAAAGCAAAGCGTTCTGTGGAACACAAAAAAGATGTGGTGATTTTACTTGACTCAATTACCCGTTTGGCACGCGCTTACAATACGGTAACTCCGGCTTCAGGCAAGATTTTATCCGGTGGTGTGGATGCCAATGCTCTACACCGCCCAAAACGCTTCTTTGGTGCTGCACGTAATGTAGAAGAAGGCGGAAGTTTAACTATTATTGCAACCGCACTTGTCGATACCGGTTCAAAAATGGATGAAGTTATCTTTGAGGAATTTAAAGGAACCGGTAACATGGAACTTCATCTTTCCCGTAAAATTGCCGAAAAACGTGTGTTCCCTGCGATTGATTTCAACCGCTCCGGTACACGTAAGGAAGACTTGCTCACTTCACCTGATGAATTACAAAAAATGTGGATTCTTCGTAAAATCCTTAACCCGATGGGCGAAGTGGAAGCAATGGAATGGCTTATTGATAAACTCGGTGTGGCAAAAACCAACGAAGAGTTTTTTGAAATTATGAAAAGATCGTAA
- the ruvB gene encoding Holliday junction branch migration DNA helicase RuvB — protein MIESDRIISGQAKFDEEIIDRAIRPKLLTDYVGQPQVREQMDIFIKAAKLRQDALDHLLIFGPPGLGKTTLANIVANEMGVNIRTTSGPVLEKAGDLAAMLTNLEPHDVLFIDEIHRLSPAIEEVLYPAMEDYQLDIMIGEGPAARSIKLDLPPFTLVGATTRAGSLTSPLRDRFGIVQRLEFYSVEDLTSIVARSADCLNLELENKGAFEIARRSRGTPRIANRLLRRVRDYADVRNGGIISLEIAKQALSMLDVDNAGFDYLDRKLLTAVIERFDGGPVGLDNLAAAIGEERDTIEDVLEPYLIQQGFLQRTPRGRIATSQTYRHFGLQKLTD, from the coding sequence ATGATTGAATCCGACAGAATTATCAGTGGTCAAGCAAAATTTGATGAAGAGATTATCGATCGAGCGATTCGTCCTAAATTGTTGACGGATTATGTGGGCCAGCCACAAGTACGCGAACAAATGGATATTTTCATTAAAGCGGCAAAATTGCGCCAAGATGCGCTGGATCATTTGTTGATATTTGGTCCGCCGGGGCTGGGAAAAACAACCCTCGCTAACATTGTTGCAAACGAAATGGGGGTGAATATTCGTACGACATCCGGTCCCGTATTGGAAAAAGCGGGTGATTTGGCGGCTATGTTGACTAATCTTGAACCGCATGATGTGTTGTTTATTGATGAAATTCATCGTCTTTCTCCGGCGATTGAAGAAGTGCTTTATCCGGCAATGGAAGATTATCAGCTGGATATTATGATCGGAGAAGGGCCGGCGGCGCGCTCTATAAAATTAGATTTACCCCCTTTCACACTGGTGGGCGCAACAACGCGGGCAGGTTCTTTAACTTCCCCTTTGCGTGATCGTTTCGGTATCGTGCAACGTTTAGAGTTTTATTCCGTGGAAGATTTAACGTCTATTGTTGCACGAAGTGCAGACTGTTTGAATCTTGAATTAGAAAATAAAGGTGCTTTTGAGATAGCGCGCCGTTCACGCGGTACGCCACGTATTGCAAACCGTTTATTACGCCGAGTACGGGATTATGCCGATGTGCGTAACGGTGGGATCATTTCCTTAGAAATTGCTAAACAAGCCCTTTCTATGTTGGATGTAGATAATGCGGGATTTGATTATTTAGATCGTAAATTGCTGACTGCAGTGATCGAACGATTTGACGGTGGACCGGTTGGGCTTGATAATCTTGCTGCAGCTATCGGGGAAGAACGGGATACGATTGAAGACGTATTAGAGCCTTATTTAATTCAGCAAGGTTTCTTACAACGAACACCTCGTGGGCGTATAGCTACATCACAAACTTATCGACATTTTGGGCTGCAAAAATTGACGGATTAA